A stretch of DNA from Lotus japonicus ecotype B-129 chromosome 4, LjGifu_v1.2:
TGTGGATTGTGATTTGATCAAGAGAAATCTGATTTTCTGTGCATTTTTACTTCGATTTTTGGATTTTCGGTGAAGCTCTAGTCATCCGACAAAACTTGATGGAATCGCGTCGTCGACGACGAAGCGAAGAGCTAGAGCAGGGACGTGGCTCACCACTGCACCGCGTAAGAAGGAGGTTGCGCCGTGAAGAGGAGCACCGTGCACGGGGTGATGACCTCAGGCTGCAAAACGATTGTCTGCAAGAAGAGTTGGAGTATTATCGCCTCAAGCAGTGGGGCGTAGAAGTGAGGGAAGCCGAGGCCGCTGAGAAGGTCGAGTCATTCTCAGCGGCAGTGAGGGAGGTGGCTGTGCCGGATGATATGAGGAGTCTTAAGTTAGCGACATACAACGGACAAACGGATCCAAAGGATCATCTGCTTTATTTCAACGTGAAGATGGCAACAGGCGCGTCTTCCGATGCGGtcaagtgcaggatgtttccatccaCGTTTAAGAGCGCGGTAACAGCTTGGTTTAAAGCTCTGCCAAGAGGATCTATAGCAAAGTTTCGCGACTTATCATCGCAATTCCTTACTCAGTTCTCTGCAAGCAAGATTGAGCCGGTGACAATTGCAGATCTGTATGACATTCGACAGAAGGAATGCGAAACTTTGAAGCAATATGTAAAGCGGTACATTGATGCGTCTAGGAAGATCGAGGAGTCAGAGCCTCAGACATGCGCGTGCGCCTTCAAAAATGGATTGCTGCCGGCAAAGCTAAACAGCAAGCTGAGTCGGAAGCCGGCGTACTCGATGACAGAAGCTCGTGCCCAGGAGAGTGCTTACATCCTAGAGGAGGAGGACGACGCATTCAAGAAGAAACGTGTAAGGGCGGAAAAAATAAGCAGCCGGAGGGATGAATCGCTAACGGGAAAATGGAAATGGAAAAAGGAGGCAAATGGAGCACGAGAAAAGGACGTCGAGCGTTTCCCCCCTCGCCGGACAAACAGCCTTCGCCAGCGTGGAAGGCCAAAGAGATGTTCGAACGAAGAATTGGCAAAGCTGCTCCAGGAGGCGGAGGTGACGAAAGTGGTCAAGAGCGCAAGAGATGGAAATAGTTCGCAGCGAGAGGTGGAGGTCCGGACAAAATGGTGCGAATATCACCACTTGGAAGGCCATGACACCAATACTTGTTTCGCGCTGAAAGGCAAGGTCGGAAGGCTGATTAGGGCGAGGCGAGCATAAGCAATAGACCGCGAATAAGATAAGGACCAACGGGGTGTTTGTCGGCGAGCACCAGCGTCAGATAAGAGGCGAGCAAAGGTGGCGACGGAGAAAGGAGCTGAAGAAACTTTTAATAGCAATGCCAAGACGTCAGTCGAAACGATCAACACAATCGCAGGAGGTTTTGACAAGGgcgtaagatcaagttttgatctagtagtacaactctatgttttgatgattacaagttaaccttttagtatgaacaattatggtactctaacgtgttttctgagtgtgctcttaacaggctctgaccttgacacaatctcacaaaaatcagaagcactatgctaaaagagtgaccctagcaacgctttcgcaatctctatgttcagtctgaacagtagaaaagcttcagaagatctgaagtaaatcaagctctgataaggactcagctcacttgaagttctaatgatccagacgttctgacaacccagacactctgaaggtttagaagttctgatggtgtagaagactctgaagatctagaagctaaagagtgaagactctgaagtccagaagcaactggctctgaagaccaagtactgatcctctgagttgagaatcagaaggtacaacgatcagaagatccaagcttccctctgactctgatcaacaagcttcacaagttccaacacgaagcgctcctctaatcagaagtcaaacgaggttaaaggtcaagtcactatccaaagtacaaaagcaattgtactatcctgacgacctaatctaacattctcagccacagcagaagctagaaattccagaactgccctccaacggtagcattcccatgcaacgttcaaaccctaatccttggagtataaatagaggctgaagattgaaagatgtggctagaagaatctcacacgcgcaagctatattcaaaccttctaagcattctttcttcattgaattcactgtgtttactataagctttttagaagcaatctctttgtaaaaaAGAtctcttaaacagttgtttagtttacctttaggagatcaaggttgatcggattctaaagaagactaagagagtgaatcttagtgtgagctaagtcagtgtattgttagtcacttgcaggtttcaagtgcagttgtaacaattatctgattagtggattgccttcattctaagaaggaagaaatcaccttaacgggtggactggattagcctGAGtaattcatcaagtgaaccaggataaaatccttgtgcgcttttctatctcttatcttaagcacctcttgtgtctcgaaaagatttgctaaaatcttaaggtggaagttttattctaaaaacgttattcaaaccccccctttctaccgtttttcataccttcaaagggTGGCGGTAGGTCCACGGCGAGACTGAGGCGCAAGGGGGCGGTAGCATCGGTGCAAGATTATCCAGCCCTGTTTGGTTGTCAACACCCAGATATAGTGATTTCGGCGGCAGATTTTGAAGGGATTAGGACGCACAAGGACAATCCAGTGGTAGTAATGGTGAGAATCAATGGCTTTAACATGCAAAGAGTGCTTTTGGACCAAGGTAGTTCCGCAGATATCATTTACAGAGATGTGTTTGATAAGTTGGGGTTGACAGACAAGGATTTAAGACCGTACACGGGGCTCCTAGTAGGATTCTCTGGAAAGCAGGTCCAGGTGCGCGGCTACGTAGATTTGTTTACGGTTTTTGGGGTCGACGAAAGCGCTGAGCTTCTACGCGTAAGGTATTTGGTCTTGCAGGTTGCGACGGCGTACAACGTCATCATAGGGCGGAACACATTGAATCGTCTCTGCGCGGTGATTTTAACGGCCCACCTGGCAGTAAAATGCCCCCTGATTTGCGGTAAAGATGGTAAAATCGAAGTAGACCAGCAAAGGGCGAGAGAATGCTACAACAACTGCCTTAATTTGTACGGTAAGAAAGGAGTTAATGACGGGCACAGGTGTCATGAGATTGAAGTCGAAAAGGGGGAACAAGAACAGCTAGTTGCACAGGGTCAAAACGCCGAGGGACAGTTGGTCGGCGGGAACATAAGAGGATCAAGGAAAAATCGAAGTCGGGACAAGGAAAGCCGAAAGGCGGGACAGAATGGACAACATACTCCCACCGTTGACGAGAGGCGTTGGGAGAACTGGGATATGGACGCATCCAGCAGGGGTGTGCTGGCGATTGAGCCCAGGCTTACCGCCGAGCAGGAAGGGCGCT
This window harbors:
- the LOC130713061 gene encoding uncharacterized protein LOC130713061, which produces MESRRRRRSEELEQGRGSPLHRVRRRLRREEEHRARGDDLRLQNDCLQEELEYYRLKQWGVEVREAEAAEKVESFSAAVREVAVPDDMRSLKLATYNGQTDPKDHLLYFNVKMATGASSDAVKCRMFPSTFKSAVTAWFKALPRGSIAKFRDLSSQFLTQFSASKIEPVTIADLYDIRQKECETLKQYVKRYIDASRKIEESEPQTCACAFKNGLLPAKLNSKLSRKPAYSMTEARAQESAYILEEEDDAFKKKRVRAEKISSRRDESLTGKWKWKKEANGAREKDVERFPPRRTNSLRQRGRPKRCSNEELAKLLQEAEVTKVVKSARDGNSSQREVEVRTKWCEYHHLEGHDTNTCFALKGKVGRLIRARRA